The DNA segment AGTATCTCGAGGCGTGGGAGCGTCGCCGAGCCGGTCAGATTTTTCGGCCCAATCCCGTCTAGGCTGCTCTCGATGGTGAGGCGCGTCAGCGAGTACTTCATCGGGCTGAGCACGTACGGGTCGATCTGGCGCAGCGGCAGGTTGAGCAGGTTTAGCTCCTTTAGGCTTTGCAGCCCTAAAAATATGCCCGTCGGCAGGTGGTCGATCATGAGCGATTGCAGGGTTAGTACGGTCATGCCGAACATTGGACCAGCGTCGAACGATTCCGGCTCGATGGTGGCGATGTTGGAGTTGATCAGCAGCAGTGACGCAATCTCAAGGTCAAGATCGAGCTGGAGCCAATTTCTGCGCAGCACATCCTCGGCCGTCTTCAGGCCGATGACGTTCAAACCAAAGGTGGAACAGGAGTAAACCTATTGTGATGGAGGGGGAagtgaaagtgtgtgtgtgagaggggtttgtttttttttgtctgtgaAGGATGGTTTTACACTCTAACCTTGGCCAGCTCTTGCACTTCCGTCGATATATTGATGACATTGACGTCGGAGCACTCGATGAAGCATAGGGATATCATTTTACATCGCACCGCATCGTCGTAAGCATCCACGACGAGCAGTGGATACACTTTCCCAGGTCGTGGCATCATTGTCGTGGTGGTGGATTCActgcagaagaagaaggtccTTTTTATCAACCTTCAACCAATTCAATGCTATTCCAACGCACCTGTCGTCCGCTTTCGTAAAAATGTCAGCCAACACAAGGCACATcagaatggaaaaacaaaccacacagAACAGTACCGCCAGGCAGCCATTGCGATTCCGGTTCCAATCGAGCGTCGGATAGCAACTGACAGAAATAAAAGACCACGGTACCTCGATCAATTGCAATTGAGTTGGGTGTTACAATTTGGAACTTAATTCTCTCAAACCTTTTACTGCTGGCCATGTTGCTTTGTGGCCGGTTGGAGCTGGTGATTTTCACACGACCCTTCATCCTGCCTGCCCAGGCGTGCGCTTAATTGTATCCTCCAGATGATTGGTTCACTATTTGAACGTTCTAGGTGGTTGAAATTTGCTATTTTGCATACCAAGAGTCACACTTCCGGATGCCAAATTAGTACTGACACGGACCGCCAGCAAAACTCGTTGACACTCATTAGCGTGTCACTCCGTTATCGGTGTCACACCATTTGGTACGGCAGCAGATATGACAAAAGGGGAGGTAGACGCGGCAAACGAGGAGGGACATAATCATCTAATCGAATTGAGCATGCATGCATTGCAATCAGGTTAGCAAATAGCGTGCCGGAAACGGGTGTGAAGTATGGAAGGATGGTCGGCCCAAACGGGTTGGTTCCATTTTCCACTCTGCTCTGCTTCGTTCGTGCTACTCACCGCTGTTGGAAAAACGGAACGTTGTTTGGCAACGCACACTTTGTCACACACAATTGTGCCCGATATCGACACTGATATGATGATTGCCCGGTGTCGGCAAATATAAGTTATCGTAGAATAATTTAGGGTTGGCTTTGTCGATTAGTATGGTAAGTGGGGGTGCGGTTTGGGAAGGATGTTTGTTTAATTAGAGATATCGGCAATGTTTCTGGAACCGTTTCGTGGAATACAGATAGCGAGTGAGACTGAAATAAACCAAGGTTTCCAACGTGTTTTCGAATACTGGTGCCGCTAAGCTTGTTATGTGTCGTTAGTTTAATTTACGGTTGTTAACGGTAGGCGATACGGAAAACCCCTGCAACGGTTGAAATTTGAAGTAGACCATCCGATTGCATACCTGTAGGCGTTTAAGTTGCAATGAGGAAGCTTACGTTTAATCGATTCGTTCATCGATTTTTGTTGTGTAGTGCTTCTGTGTTCTTTTTGTTCACTTTTGTGATTTTGAGTGCTTTGGTATGtttcaaattttcaaattcTATATTAAAATCTTATTTTTTAACTTAACATTAAAGTAtgttttatcataaaaagTGATAAACATGTTTAACATTATTCATACGTGTCTTTCAAGacaatttaattcaaattttgcCCCTGTCGAAATGAAACTGTTAACTAAAGATAAAACCCAATGTTTATGTTGTGGTAAGCTTCTCTTCCCTTCCTTGAATCACTGATGCACCCCATTCGATTACAATGATGGTTGCCTCCCCATCTATACGCTGTAAACGACATCATCGAACCTCGGTTTGATCATTTTGTATTACAATGTTGTACCACTATCGGCGAGTAAATTTGCCTCAAAATAGCAAAACGCAACCCACAGCAAGCATCTGCCTCGCAAACGATTGTAATCAAACAGAACAGATGGAACTGAGGCGTTTACAAAAAGGACCAGAGCCACCGTTACCACGGTTAGTTCTGTCACGGCGATTCGTGAGAAGAGTGTGATAATTGTATTATTCCTGTGATTAGTGATCACCAAAGCACATAGCAAAATGAACAAGACCGAGTTGAGCAAGGACCAGATGAAGAGTgagtgttatttattaatccTTATTGGCGATGATGATCCATTTTTTTACATGCACCAAATTACAGTTCTGAAGGAATCCTTCGAAGCGTTCGACATCGAAAAGAAGGGCAGCATCTCGGTAGAAGTGGTCGGTACAATTTTGGAGCTGCTCGGCCAAACACTGTCCGAGGAGGAGCTCAAGGAGGTGATGGAGGAGTACGATGTGGACGAGTCGGGTCAGATTGAGTTCGATGAGTTTCTGGAGCTCGCGTCAAACTTTGTCGAGCCGGAGGAAGATTACGACGCGTTGCGGGCCGAGCTGCGCGAGGTGTTCATGATGTACGACAAGAATGGTAAGATTGTGTGCTGTGATGTATGTGAAGTAAAGGGAGATATTAACCTGTGCTATCTATGTCTATAGGAACCGGGTTCATTCCACTGGATGTATTTAAGAAGATTCTTCAGGAACTGGATGGTGCAGTGCCAGAAAATGAGTTGGACGACATTATTGATGAAATTGATGCGGATGGTTCAGGAACGGTTGACTTTGAAGGTTTGAAAACTTTTCAACAAGAAGCTTAggtgattgatttttaattattatatttgttttgtatatttttacaGAGTTTATGGAGGTGATGACGGGTGAATAAACGGACAAAGAGCTACAATGCGAGGTTTCTTTTATGCAGTTTATGTtgtggattttatttttatttttactataGTCAACAGCTGTTATGAATTCAAAATATTCGACTGAAAATACCAAAAATCGTTTCGAAAAGGCAAACTGGCTTCAAAGAGTGAAGCGGAATTAACAATGATAAGTAACATTAGGTATGTGATATTTATTCCTCTGATCGTTGTTTTACTCAGGATGCTCCTATCAGTTTAGGtaataatatttatataattaaaaaaataaacataataatcCAGAACAATATCGAAAAGCTTAACAAAACTATGTTTTAACTTATCACAACCATTGCCTGAGAAAAACAATTagcatgtatttaaataaattactcttatttattttattagtgCAACATTTACATCATCTCCTAAGTCATCTTTTAAAACACGGTCAATCACATTTTGGCAGCTGTTCATCGATGATAGTGAAAGCCATCGCTGCTCAACGTTCATCTCACCAGCTCACCACGATCACCCACCCCGAGATTGCCCTAAGGTCGGGCGAAAGTATGCAACATGCATTCCACAGCTCGCGCCTTCCCGGGTGGCTGGCTGTTTGCTGTCCCTTTATCACCGCGGCCATAGCGTCATCGCTGTTGAGCGCGTGTCATCCGAACGCGATCGAtacgttgtgtgtgtgtgtgtttaccaATCGGTGCTGCAGATGGTGGTTGCAGCTGATGCATCTTGACCGCTGCACATCGAAATAGAGCGCAACCATCCATAAGCTTTCCGCCCGCAAACGATTGTAATAGTTTGCGGGCATGGCAGAGGGTTTTAAAAAGCGATTCCCTGCCACCAACCGGCCACGGTCAGTATTGTGACAGTGTTCAAGCTGCTATCAGTgtgcttttctttcccttcgcGCTAACGAATCAAACCAGAAAATAAGCTCAAAATGGAAAAGTCTGAGCTGGCAAAGACTGAGCTGAGCAAGGATCAAATGAAAAGTAAGTGTAGGCAATATTTCCCATCCATTGGAAACATTTCAATTGAAGTGTTTTCTTCCACCCCTTTTTGCTCCTACGGCCAGTCCTGAAGGATGCCTTCGATGCGTTCGACATTGAGAAGAAGGGCAGCATCTCGCTGGAGGTCATCGGCACGATTATGGAGCTGCTCGGGTACGGCATGTCGGAGGAGGAGCTGAAGGAGGTGATGGAGGACTACGACGAGGACGAGTCGGGCCAGATCGAGTTCGAGGAGTTTATCGAGCTGGCCTCGAACTACGTCGAGCCGGAGGAGGACTACGATGTGCTGCGGGCCGAACTGCGCGAGGTGTTCATGATGTACGACAAGGATGGTAAGCGCTGGCAGCAACATTGTCTTTACGACACACCACCAGGTTGCATAGTGTAACGTTTCGGGATTTTTAGGAACGGGCTTCATTCCGGTGAACTCGTTCAAGGCGATCCTCCGGGAGCTGGACGGTGCCGTGCCGGAGAACGAGCTGGACGAAATTGTGGATGAGATTGATGCGGATAGCTCGGGAACGGTTGACTTTGAAGGTAACTAGCGGGTTACTATGGCTTTCCCGGGATGGGCCCGGCTTAAGTAACGTGCTGCTAACAAGCTGCCCTTTTATCCTGTTCGTTTCAGAATTCATGGAGGTTATGACAGGTGAATAAGAGCAGATGGAggggtttttggtgtgtgcaAATGAGCAGAAGGTGCATTGCTAACCTCGTAGCAATGGGGAAGGAAAAGTGGGCGTATAGTAATTATGATGGCTGTACTGTACTTACTGTGTCCCGGTTGTGCGGCTGTGTAAGTGAGTGTCCTTACCCCGTTTTGTCCCATTTACGTCTCCATCTGGATGTATCTTTTCCTTGCTCGTTGTCTTACCGTGTCGGAAGTGTCATTTCCATGTTGCATTGTGCTGTCCCGTGTCCCGACGTGTCTAATCGTTGGAGTTGTTACAGCCCCTTGACCTGTTGCCGCTGTGGTGTCCCTTTTTTGTCTTGTTGTGCAGATGCGGCACAAACCGTTTGCTTAGCTCGTATTGCTTTTCCTTAGCATTTCCGTTTCACTTCGTAAACGCAGTAACAAAGGCGCACACAACATGATGGCACGGatgcccagcagcagctcgatgCGGAAATGACACAACACTCTGGCAGATGCACCCTCGGGCCAATCGACCGTTGCAGGCACCGCGCCTTTGGGAGTGGGTAGGGCGTATCCGAGGTAACCGTTTCTAACCGTTTGTTTGACTGGTTTTTCACAGGACCAAGTGAATAAGCGTGCATCAACATCACCAAACGCACTGGACCCGGTGGAAGCTGCGCTGAAATACCACAGCAAAAGGGAGGTTACGTACTGGAGTTGAGACGCCTCGAGGATtccttttattattatttttgctctACACTCCCTGATTATTAGTTACGGAAAATGATAGATTTTCTTGCTGCGAAGAATCGGGTGTGTTCTATAAGGCGATCTTTTTTCTTATACTTCTTTCAACTATCCTTTTTTGAAAGGAAATCATTCCGAAAATTAAGTAAAagagtgaaataaaattttggaTAACAAACGCTTAGCAGACTTGCttatttttaccaaaaaaaaaaacaaaccgaataaaaaagtttaaatttaGACTGTGCCAAACTACGTGATTTTCAATGTTCTGGTCACCCTGTCAAGGATACTAACATATTAGAGCTTACTGTGATCGTATATGATACAAAGTTCTAATAAGAAAATGATTGTTCGACGAAAGACGAGCTGTACCTCAATATCAGATGCATTCGTATGGACCAATGTTCAAATAGGAATTTGTGTACAATGTCTCGTTCGAGCATAGTCCTTCCACACAAACTGGGCGAAGTAGTATATTGCCCACTCATACTGCGAATCGTTCCGAGAAACTTACCATAATGAACCCTTTATTATTGTTAAGGCTCAATTGTCCGGAGCACCCATTTTGTTCGGATCGAAAATAACAGAACATAACTCGTTTGGCTTTCCGAATCAATTCGGGGAaaatttctttattatttaGCATCGCATTTATggcttttccttttctccAGACACTCCtacagctctctctctccttttcatttccaatgtactatcgtacacacacattctctctcttacacttctttcttttccaccaAATTGCACCCTACTTAACCACCACAGTTTTGCTGCACGTTTGGATGTATGCACGATCGCATCATCACCAACATGACCTACCCTCAAGGAATAGTGGCGCAAAAGCACCGATCTGATGTTGTTCGATCTACTTTCGCAATCCTTGCACTAACTGCAACAAAACTGCAAATACAAATATAACTCCATTTTCACCACCACCTGCCCTACCTCGCTGACACTACGCTCGGAGCTCGGACTCATCGCTCCGGACTCTAGATCCACcacgtctgtgtgtgtgtgtttttcacctagtgtgtgtgtgtgctattgcCGTTTTCTAATGGGAGTTTCACAGTGTCTACTCGCAGCGTTATACGATTAGCTACGGTGCGCTACAGATTGCCCGTTTGCCTTTCGATTGCGCGTTTACTgcggcactgctgctgctgccgctactGCTCTGTTCTAGCACTAATACTTACACAGCTACTACCTCTGTTGCTGTCTACACTGGCGAGTGGGTTTCTTTGTGATTGCTGCTTTGGTTTAACTTGTGGTTTAGATGCTATTTTTGGAGACATTTCTGAACTTACATTGAGATTCTTCCTTTCGTTTTGCATGCCagttatgtttttgtgtgtggttttgttatGAACTTGTGAAAATCGGTTTCAATAACAACAAGCTTCCGTTTATCGTAAATAAATTGAACAATTAGTTTAACAGTTTGCGATTTGCGTTTTGTCTTTTGCTTTCTTATCTTGTATAATATATGTattatgatttgtttttttttcttctgtcttTTGGggtcttgtttttcttttccgctATTTTTGCTTCACTTGTCCATTCTCTTTCCTTCTAATGCTTTTACCTTTCCACTTATTGACACAGTGTTGAGAGTCATTGCATTCCGTATTCGGTATTTACTTGAAAGTtctgagtgtatgtgtgtgtgtgagagagtgtttagttttttttcttcgcttttacACCTTCCACATCATTAGCTGCCACCGCGTTACGAGCAACAAGAACATCGAGATTGAAAGTGATTGAAATTGAACACTTAAGACCAGAACGATTCGTACACTTACGCTCCTGAAAGAGGGGTTATTTGCTCGTCTCTATCCCTTTTAATCCTTTGTTTTACGCCCCCCCAAACCAACCAACGTGGGACGGGAAAATGATGGGTTTAAACTTACGCACGCACATACAGATCTGCACAAACAGCTACCACCCACAGCACAGACATACATCTAAAGGAGTGAAGAAAAACGGAATGCATAACCAGTGTACTCGCTGCGGAGAGTGTTTctggtgcttttttttgttttgttttcattttcattaccTCCAGACCGGGTATTTCACATTAATTTGGCAAATTGAACAATATATTTGGTAGAAAACACTTGTAAGGGTTTGTGGTGCAGTGTGTGGTGGCaacgataaaaaatgacaGAAAATCGACTGTACTTTCAATAACAAACACCTTGCGTGCAAGCTTCGGTACGGCGTCAAACAATGGTGCAGATGAGAATTCGAACTGTTAGTGTAAATCGTTTGCGTCTCACCGTTCCTGTCTGTTGAGCAGCACCGTGAGCAGCGTAATGCTTCTTACTATCGATATGTCTGGATGATATTTGCCTTAAACACAGCAACTAACTGCAACTGCTTTCCACACGTGGCTCAGAAACTTTTATCTAGCTCGTGAAACTGTGAAACTATGATTTcggcttgttttgtttgccttccATCTGCACTAAATGGGAAAATGTGTGTTGTATTAACTTTGGTCAACCTGTACAAAGTGTAGTCTTCTCTGTCTTTTTGTAGTCATCTTAACAGACTTTAACATTGCCCGTACACTTGAATCTTCATCAAAGGCGTGTTAATTCTGATGATTGTGCTACGGACCTCGTGCTCGATTGCTGACATCGAAGTTGTGAGACAAAGctaagctttttgttttgttacatttagTCAGAGTCAGTGCGTGTGCAGTGCAAAAGCAAACTTTTCAAGCTTCAAAACTTCTATAACAGTGTGTAATTGACATCGACTGGGAAAAAGAAAGGGAGATGAATGAAAGTGAACAACGATCTAaagcacacacgcgcgcgcgcaacaGAGCGCACGCTGGCGCCAAGAACGCTTAGGGTACATGCGGACTTTCATCATTGAGATTTACACTTACAAATGAATCATTTGCACTCCTTCCCAATTGCTCACCGTCCCCTGGAGCAATGGTGCTTAGAAGGGGGAGAAAAGTGTGTGTTTAGCGCGTGATTAATGTCTTACCATCTAATGATATGTTTTGGA comes from the Anopheles coluzzii chromosome 2, AcolN3, whole genome shotgun sequence genome and includes:
- the LOC120950500 gene encoding troponin C, isoallergen Bla g 6.0101-like, giving the protein MEKSELAKTELSKDQMKILKDAFDAFDIEKKGSISLEVIGTIMELLGYGMSEEELKEVMEDYDEDESGQIEFEEFIELASNYVEPEEDYDVLRAELREVFMMYDKDGTGFIPVNSFKAILRELDGAVPENELDEIVDEIDADSSGTVDFEEFMEVMTGPSE
- the LOC120950227 gene encoding troponin C, isoallergen Bla g 6.0101-like, yielding MNKTELSKDQMKILKESFEAFDIEKKGSISVEVVGTILELLGQTLSEEELKEVMEEYDVDESGQIEFDEFLELASNFVEPEEDYDALRAELREVFMMYDKNGTGFIPLDVFKKILQELDGAVPENELDDIIDEIDADGSGTVDFEEFMEVMTGE